From the Acidovorax sp. NCPPB 3576 genome, the window GGCGCCGACGACTACCTGCCCAAGCCCTTCGACCTGGACGAACTGGAGGCGCGGCTGCGCGCGCTGGTGCGCCGGACCGGCGAGGTGCCTGAGGCCAAATCGGCCTCCAGCACAATCAACATCGCGGCAGTGCGCTACGAAAAAGATAGCGGCGCCATTTACCTTGGCAGCGAGGTCATGGAGTTCACCCCACGTGAGCTGGCCCTCATGCACGCCCTGCTCGCCCAGCCCGGCCACGCGGTCACCAAGGAGCGGCTGTACGAGCTGGTCTTTCCTGGCCAGTTGGACGTGCAATACGAAGCCATCGAGGTCGTCGTCTACCGGCTGCGCAAGAAGCTGGTCGGCACGGGCCTCACGCTCATGACCCTGCGGGGCCTGGGCTACCTGCTCAAGGCCGATGCATGAAGCGCGCCGCCGCGCGGCCCCGCATGCGATCGCTGCGCCGGCAGCTGCTGGTGGGCATCCTCGTGCCTGCCTCGCTGTTCATCGCCTACAACACCCACAGCCTTTACCGGCAGACCCTGGCATCGCTGCACACGGCCTATGACCGCACCTTGCTCGCTTCCGCCAAGAGCATCAGCGAGCAGATCGACGTGACCGGCTACGACGACGACGCCCAGCTG encodes:
- a CDS encoding response regulator transcription factor, with product MQLLLVEDDPAMQATLQRSLTRRGMEVTALGDGRAALAQWTARAPDAVVLDLTLPGLDGLQVLQQARAKGLRTPVLLLTARGTVGDRVLGLNAGADDYLPKPFDLDELEARLRALVRRTGEVPEAKSASSTINIAAVRYEKDSGAIYLGSEVMEFTPRELALMHALLAQPGHAVTKERLYELVFPGQLDVQYEAIEVVVYRLRKKLVGTGLTLMTLRGLGYLLKADA